The nucleotide window AAGgaacaaaaaaaattatatatttctaatattaaaatattaataaaagtaatagttctaattaatataaaaataataatatcaatatcaaaataaaatatcaataaagtaaaataaatataataacttACTCAAGACaaatattaaatcaaataattcttatgtaaaaatataaaataacaccaaatatttataataaattatataatattttcatataaattatAAAGGAAAAACTACTATTTAGTCTATTTATTTGAACGAAATTCACTACATGgtttctatattttgaaaaaatatattatttagtatatatattttgctttcattaaattattaatcttttcatcaattttttcgtcaatatcaattaaattactatttgcattatttataattatatatttctgTGCACGAGTATATATGGAGTGAGTTAGACTCCTCTGTATTCAATGGGCTGGGCTGAGCCAGCACTTTTATTGCTTTTGGAGTAGAGCATGCCCTCTGCATTTGGTGAGCTTGGCTGAGCCCCTCATTATTATGGATATATTGATATTAATTTGGGTTGAGGAGCTTCCTTGATTCAATGGATATAGATATGGATTTGGGTTTAGTCGGGCTCCCTGAATATATAGATATGGAtttgggttgagctgggctctcaTGGATATGTGGATTATGGATCCCAGGATAATCACAACTTGAGTATTTATTGATTCTCATGGATATATTTTGTGTATTAAAGTTGAGTTAAGCTCTCCTATACAGGTGCGCGTGTGTTGCCTGTGtatgtatttatatatttatatttttgtgtGGTGTACGTAGCTTTGAAAGGTTTTGATGCCTTACTTCCTGTTCATATTCCTTTCCTTGAAAATGACTTGATTAATTGTTTTCTAATCATTTTAAATGTGGATTTGTTAGGCAATCAatgaaaatgtgaaaaattttgtcgcaattttttttttataatatttaataagatCTCAATTAAAAATAcgatatgaaaatgttttctgatTTGGATAAATAACTTATCAAACATAATTAGTTAGAATGCACTATTTGATATGCAAATCTTAACTAAAATGCTATTACATCAACAATTATCCATGTAGATCATTTGATCCCCCACCTTTGATTTGAACGCCTGCTCTTCAATCTTTCACCGTCATTCTTTAGCAATTAGCACATGCCCTGTTGGTCCAATCTTTTCTGTTAAGAAAGGGAATGAAAAGGGCTCGTTTTTTATTTAGGGTATTGCACAAGTGCAGGCCCAGTCTAGGCCCAAATGGCTATGTTGTCTGGTGTAGTGGTGTCATAGTACCCTCCCACGGTACTGACCAGGGTTCTATTCCCAGATGCGCACTTCGGCTTTATTGTGTTGTGCTTTGTTTAATTAAAAACTTCTTATACTACAATTATCCATTTGAAATGTGCGCTATCAATTATCAAACAATTTTTATGCTTACCAGTTCAGCTGATGTATTCCCTATCCCAGAAGCCTTATTACAACATGTAGAACTGAAATATAATTTCAGCAGGCAGACATTAAAAACTCAAACCACATTTGTGCCCACACGAGCATTAATGTGCCCTTTATGAGCCTTGGACGCTCTTCTACAGCTATCTGGGTGAGTTAGACTCAACACATTTTCTTAAGAATTCTCTTCAGTGCCCAACAAAATACATTAATATACTGGAGGAATTATTAGTGCCTGGATCCCTTACTTATTAAATGATGATAGAATCCATATGAACTAACAGTCGAGATGTATGATAGCAGTTGTCATGTATTCATATTAAGTAAATGAAACATAAAATCCAAAGGAATCCAATCCTAAACTGCAGGGTGCCACCTTGGACAGAATCACAGAAACAACACAATTCTACATCTGATATGTTTCCAGTTGCTTCCTATAAGAAGTGCAGTTCTGGAAAACAGTGCCCAACAGTATAAGCATTCAAAAATAACAACATGCTAAACAACAATAACCACTAAATTGAACAGGTGCAGAGGTCAGTATAACTACAGAGAACATTGCAATGGACAATGAGCAACTCAAGCAGAAAGCATGAGAAATCAAAACATGAtgatggagattttttttttttttgaaaaatgatGATGGAGATTAGATTATATAAAGTATAATGTGTATATGTGTTCATATGGAAACTTAAAACTTTGTATAATGTAAAGATAAAGCATTAATTAAGCTACCATGACATAAACTataagtttcaaaccatttggtGAGAACTTGATTTCTTGAGAGAAGGAGAAAAATATGCCACTAATAAACACATTGGAAAAAACATACATTTTAAACCAATGACAAGTTGACCACTCAAAGAAAGCTTAATTGATGCACTTGTGAATTTGACCATTTAATTATGTATGGATGGAGCAAATAACTTCATGCCCGTTGGTGAAATTAACATAAACACACAATTGAAGAACAAATACAAGAAAACCCAAGTTCATTAAATTTCCAGAAAACCATAACAACAACCTCATATTACTCAAAATTAGATAAGACACACTTACAGTAACTAGCATGTCTATACCATCAACACCGACCCATATCCCAAAAACCTTCCTAAAACCCCAGAAAGAACCTCAATTCTATCAAAGTTCATCCTCCATTCTCAAATATTCACCAATATCCCCCTGGTGATGCACCACTATTCCATTAGGATCCAACTTCCTGCAATCCTGGGTTGATCTCGCTGCGGAACCAAACCCTAGAGGCACATCAGACATAGAGAACACCACAACCCCATCATTTTTAGAAATACTGTCAGTAATCCTTCCCAATCCACCTTTCAACACATGATTCCCATAAAGAAACGACATTTCCGATGTGGGTTTTAGCCAAACTTTGTGTTTGGCATTCGCAGCTAATAGATTCAAGGCCTGAATCGTCAAGTGAAAGTTGCCTCCATGGGTGAATTTGCCAATGCAAGTGCCGAGTGAGGCTAAATTCTTACGGCTTATGTTCGTGGCTCGCTTCACCAAGGACTCGCTAACGTAGTAGACCTTGTTCTTGTGGAGCCTGAAGCAATAGCGACCAGGACTGGGGTCAGGTCCTTCATGGGAAGGGTTCTCGACGATGTTCTTGAGATTGTGGCCGGTGAAAGAGTATAGCTTCCTGAAAACAGCATCCGTTTCAGTCTCGTCCAGAGGCCTCATCTTGATGCTTTGAGATGACCGGAGGAAAAACAGGGAAGTTGAGCAAAATCGCAACGCAACAACAAAATTTCTCAGCTTTGTACTTTTAGGGTTTTCAGGCATACTCACCTCAATAAAAGCTCTCCCCAGGCCTGAACGGGCCCCGAAAGGGCTTTCAGAGTCGAAGCCCAATTTTATATGCCTAAAATCATAATCAGCTGAGTCAGTCAGCGTCCTCCCAATCAATCCCAGTTCTTTTTCGGCCCACATTTAGGCTTACCCCTAACCAATCTCCATATTAATTTATTCATACAGAAAATTAGAGAGCTGACAAACCAATTGAGCTTGTTTCTAATCAGCTATGTGATCATCAAGTTGACTTTTAATTAAACGTTCCATTTAATGATTTAGGTTAGATATGATTGACAGTTCAATCCTAGTTTAAACCTTCGGTTTCGATTCAAAGGTTAtggttaattaaaattatattaaagaatCTATTTTGATGTcaattttgattcaattcaattttaattaaattcaataattaaaatttttatttttaatcaattttgaCCCAAACTAGACACATCAGTTTCGATtagattttaattttatgttGAATTGGTCCAATTGTCATTTTGAACTAGTCTAATTaagatatttttaattttacgTGGATTGAAATGATTACAGATCAATAGATTGAGTAAAAATTTATCAATTCTACgtaatttttttaattgcaaTTCTACATTTAAAATCAGTGCATTACCATTGGAAAGATCACCTGTTGTTAAATTCAAAATTGAGTCCCATCCCCATATAAGCAATGATATTGCACTAAGCAGCCGACAATTATCTGGATATATATGATGTAGTTAATAAGATCTATTTTGGGTTTAACTTCGCAATTGCTATACTGGTTATGTATATAACCGttgtaaaaaggaaaaaaaaaatttcctgaTATAGTTAATTTTCATGTTAGTTGCAGCAATCGAAGTAACTTGTGCTATTGATTAATGCTGATGTTTCTTTGTTTTCTTCTTCAGTTGCAACCTTGACTATAGCAGACATGGAAGCTAATTACTAATTGATTAATTATTGTACAGCAACCACTTCCTTCCATAAAGATAACTATTCGAACAAAAACAttcaagaaaaagaaaattcaaaatccAACATCAAACCCTGCATCGTAAGCTGCAGGATCTGACACCATATCTCCGATTAAAAGCCCACCAAGAACTCCTCCGAGTAAGCCAGCTCCCAATCCCAGCCCAAACTTGTTCTTCTTTGGCGGTTGTTGCACTGCTGGGTACCCATATCCTGCCTGAGCCCGTGGGAATCCATAGCCTACCTGAGGAGCTGGTGGGTATCCATAGCTTACCTGAGGAGGTGGTGGTGGGTATCCATAACCAGGCGGTGGTGGTGGATAGCCGTACCCTGGATGAGGAGGTGGATAAGCATAACCTGCCACCGGTTGTGGTGGTGGAGGAGCAGTTGGATAAGGCCCAAGTCCACCATAAGGTGCTGAACTAGGACCAACCATCGGAGGAGGAGGAGCAGGATATGCAGTGACGGGTTGGTCAGCTTTGCCCCCGACCTTCTCAGGTCCTGAGTCGAATTTGTCACCAAACttataagaaaaactcaactcacCTTTAGGTTTCCCCGATGGCTTTCTGACCTGATAAATAACAAACTGCATGGATTTCCCATCTCCCATGGAATCCAAGAGCTCCTTGACAGGGACGTTGACTTCACCTATATCTTTATCTCCTAAGGCACGATCACACCGGAGCTTGAAGACGAGGTTTAAGCGGCTCTGCTGAGCTGGTGTCTCATAGATTGTGAATTTGGCAGGGAAATTCCAGGTGGGATTGGTACCACCTTCACGGTCTACATGTGTCCTGGTCTTTTGTTTAGGGAGTTGTGAATCGCCTGAGATTGAAACAACAGCGTAGACATCCATCTTGGAGAAGATATTGACATCTTTGAGATCTTTTGCAGAGATCACGTTGATGTCAAGAGTCCTTTGCTCCATGTTTAGGGCCGTGAATGTGAGATGAAGTCAGAACAGGGAGAGGGCTGCTGAAGAAGAAAATAGAATTACGCATGGACAAAGTCAGAACAAAAGTAACCTTTTTAATATTATACTTCTAAATCATTTGCATACCAATAAAATTATACGCAACAAAATTAGTCTAAttaataaaatgtgaaaaagttatcttctctaataaatcaaattattttaatgtaaatcaatttatttataatttctaataaagatataaaaaaacatgcatttcattatatatatttaaattattttaaataactttttaaatttagttatttaattaactttttatcttaACTTTTTATAATGTGAAAAATATGTTAACTctgtttttttataaaattatttttattacaattatatatgtgtaatttaaaaatatataaaaaattaataataaaaaaaacctcGTTAAATATAACTACGAAAATCTCCCTTGGCGACCGGTCGCAGCTCGGAAAGCATAGCAACAAAGCAGTTGGCGAAACGAGAAGCCAATTTAATGGCGGCCCTTCCCTTCGCTTTTTCTCTTTCTAGGTAATCCTCTTCTTTTTATCTTTCATATTTTCGCAAATATTGCTTACGAATTTTgttctcaaaccctaattctgtatcttttgcattttaattttttttttttttcaatttttgtatgTGTGTGTATGGCGGGGTGTTTGGGTTAGGATATAGCGCATGCGGCTTGCCTGAGAGAGGGAGGAGTTTTCTATGGTAATGGAGGAACCAGGGCAGCTGAAACGGGCGCTTATTGATACCACTGCTGGAGCACTTGCTGGTGCTATATCGCGCACGGTTACGTCGCCCCTTGATGTTATTAAGATCAGATTCCAGGTTATCTTTCTGCTCTATACCTGAATTGCATACATTACAGTGCATATGCTTTGATTCTGATTTTTGTTGGTTATAATCAGAGGTTTTCTATAAATTTTGCCGCTTCTTTTgatacttttttttattttttttttatgcattgtTTTGAGTATGTGTTTTTGTTTTAATCTGCATTGAGGTTTTGTCAGGAAATTCACTGTTTATATGTTCTACTACTGTTGTATTCATGCAAAATTAAGTTCCAATGTGATTTCACTTTGCGGAAATGAAACCAGCATCGTGAAATAAAATATTGGTGAAATATAACTGGAGATGTTAGTGGTGATACTGAAAGAAAATTCGGTGTGCTCACCTTTTGGCAGGTTCAACTGGAGCCCACATCTTCATGGGCTTTGGTTCATGGAAATATGGGTGGATCATCAAAGTACACTGGAATGTTGCAAGCAGCAAAAGACATATTTAGAGAGGAAGGCTTGCCGGTATGATGCATTCGTTTTGATTATTATTTTTTGGATGAATGATTTACTTGAAGGGCTTATTTTTTGTAAGATCGAGTGAACTGAGCCATGTGATCTTAACTTTTGAGAGGCAGACTCAATCTTGGTGTTCTGCATAACCAGCTTTATGATTCAATATCTCTTGAAATATgggataaatttaaatatttgtgaaattaattcaatttattttaagtgtGGTTTCTATACATTTCCACATGTCATCAAGTAATTTGTTACCTTAAGCCTTTGAAATGAATgagcattcttttttttttttgttcagcaGGTGTAGTTTCTTGCATCTATGATACTAAATGTTTCTGATTAAGTTGATTGTTCATGAAAGTTTAATTTTAAGGAAATCCATCCCCTTCAGGTAGTAAAGTTAAATTAATGTGCAGTTTTTAAAGTTGAAAAACTTGATGGCAGATAATTTGAAAATTTCTGTACACTAGTTCATTCTGTGCTAGCATCATCTTGGGCAGATGCTTTTTGGCATCCTACTGCATTCATACTGGATATTCTAATATTTAACTTGTGAATACCTTGTAGCATGTTATGCCCTTTATCCAATACCATTCCTTGCAGGGTTTCTGGCGTGGCAACGTCCCAGCTTTACTAATGGTTATGCCATACACTGCCATACAATTTGCAGCGTTACACAAATTGAAAACTTTTGCAGCTGGATCTTCAAAGGCAGGTATTATCAAGGATGAAGAAATTTATGTTGATATGGGATTTTTTTAATGGTTTAGATGTGGAGACTATGCTCCCCTCTTCCtccttttctccatttttttaaataaaatatatgggtaatttttttaatatagaacattttttttttggataGTGGAAGttcatatgaattaattattactttGTTGTGGATGCAGAGAATCACATTCAGTTAAGTCCTTACCTCTCTTATGTCAGCGGGGCATTAGCAGGGTGTGCTGCTACGATTGGATCATACCCATTTGATCTTCTTAGAACCCTATTGGCTTCACAGGGTGAACCAAAGGTATAGAATATCAACATGTCTATGTGCAATAATACATTTGGTTCATGTttcaaataacttaatttttttataaggtCTTTTATGACATGCATGTACAGAATTTTTAATTGTTGCTCATATTAGTAATGTGTATCATAGTTATAAGTTTATCTTATCTTCGGTTGCAAGTCTATCACGTTATCAGTGAATCGTTCATGTGTTTTCTGAATTCCGATTACTCTTTATACTTCGATTCTAAAGATGTTGCACAACAGCATACTAGTCGGAATTCATGCCACTAATGAAAGCATTACATCGTATTTGCTCGTTTTGTGACTGTTTGAAACATGTTATGCTACCCAACATGTTTGTCTTCTTCATACTTGATATTCCTTGTCTCTTACCTTGTTTGTAAGCATTTACAAAGATAAATTAATTTAgtctttaaaattaaatttgaagtgagctacCATACGTTATACAAATGAGAATATCTTTTGGAACTACCTTGGATCATGAAACTTTCTTCCATATTTGTGCTTGTGTGGCAATGTCCTACACTAGCACTTCTGCGTAATAACTGTACCAAAGGCAATCCTATTACAGGCTATCACACTGTACATCTAGTGTGTTAATTTTTGCATTTGGAAGCATATATGTTGCTCTTTAAGTTGGTGAGGAATCCCATTTAAGTTGGTCATGTAGTCTTTGATTCACAGTTTTTCTTGTGGTTTCAAATTGCATTTTTGTGAGTCTCAATGACAAGGGAAGTCTACATCTCATTCCATCCTGGTGGAGAACTACTTGGTTACAAAGTCTAGTTTGGTTCTAATTATCATGCTTTTGGCATTGGTTACCATCAAGTAAGGCAAGCTTCTGCATGGTGGAAATTGGGGTGTACTGCTTTTCCCCACCAGCCTTCTTCCAAGCCTATTTACTCACTCTGAAACTTGGGTAATGGGCCTATTTGGGTCTTTTGTTCGGTCTAATGTTGCTGCCAGTTGCCACTCAACCCATTTGCTTTGATTTTTTCTTTTGTTCTGTCATCTG belongs to Hevea brasiliensis isolate MT/VB/25A 57/8 chromosome 4, ASM3005281v1, whole genome shotgun sequence and includes:
- the LOC110642868 gene encoding uncharacterized protein LOC110642868, translating into MPENPKSTKLRNFVVALRFCSTSLFFLRSSQSIKMRPLDETETDAVFRKLYSFTGHNLKNIVENPSHEGPDPSPGRYCFRLHKNKVYYVSESLVKRATNISRKNLASLGTCIGKFTHGGNFHLTIQALNLLAANAKHKVWLKPTSEMSFLYGNHVLKGGLGRITDSISKNDGVVVFSMSDVPLGFGSAARSTQDCRKLDPNGIVVHHQGDIGEYLRMEDEL
- the LOC110642853 gene encoding mitochondrial thiamine diphosphate carrier 2 isoform X3; the protein is MVMEEPGQLKRALIDTTAGALAGAISRTVTSPLDVIKIRFQVQLEPTSSWALVHGNMGGSSKYTGMLQAAKDIFREEGLPGFWRGNVPALLMVMPYTAIQFAALHKLKTFAAGSSKAENHIQLSPYLSYVSGALAGCAATIGSYPFDLLRTLLASQGEPKAWNCHTSYNMSSTNIDVSLSSFQLFVCGLAAGTCAKLVCHPLDVVKKRFQIEGLQRHPKYGARVEYRAYKNMLDALRRILQAEGWAGLYKGILPSTIKAAPAGAVTFVAYEFTSDWLESILTWN
- the LOC110642848 gene encoding protein SRC2 yields the protein MEQRTLDINVISAKDLKDVNIFSKMDVYAVVSISGDSQLPKQKTRTHVDREGGTNPTWNFPAKFTIYETPAQQSRLNLVFKLRCDRALGDKDIGEVNVPVKELLDSMGDGKSMQFVIYQVRKPSGKPKGELSFSYKFGDKFDSGPEKVGGKADQPVTAYPAPPPPMVGPSSAPYGGLGPYPTAPPPPQPVAGYAYPPPHPGYGYPPPPPGYGYPPPPPQVSYGYPPAPQVGYGFPRAQAGYGYPAVQQPPKKNKFGLGLGAGLLGGVLGGLLIGDMVSDPAAYDAGFDVGF